A genomic stretch from Bordetella sp. N includes:
- a CDS encoding aldehyde dehydrogenase family protein, protein MTTTATQAQDALQKLGVAPEAFQQGPLIARSPIDGSQIGAVRTDSAADVGAAVERAQQAFLAWRGVPAPVRGELIRLLADELRQNKQALGTLVSLEAGKILTEGLGEVQEMIDICDFAVGLSRQLYGLTIASERPGHRMMETWHPLGVVGVISAFNFPVAVWSWNFALAVVCGDAVVWKPSEKTPLTALACQALFERAAQRFGKAPAHLSQVIQGTREAGEALVDHPKVALLSATGSTRMGREVGPRVAQRFGRSLLELGGNNAVIVTPTADLDLVVRGVLFAAVGTAGQRCTTTRRLIVHSSVRDTLVTRLKQAYEKLTIGNPTEAKTLIGPLIDQAAYEGMQTALQNARKEGGQVFGGDRVLADRYPQGYYVRPAIVEMSAQTATVCHETFAPILYVMSYESFDDALDMQNGVPQGLSSAMFGNDLREAERFLSASGSDCGIANVNIGTSGAEIGGAFGGDKDTGGGRESGSDAWKAYMRRATNTINYSRELPLAQGVDFSV, encoded by the coding sequence ATGACCACTACCGCAACCCAAGCCCAGGACGCCTTGCAGAAACTGGGCGTGGCCCCTGAAGCGTTCCAGCAAGGCCCGCTCATCGCCCGCTCGCCCATCGACGGCAGCCAGATCGGCGCCGTGCGCACCGACAGCGCGGCCGACGTCGGCGCCGCGGTCGAACGCGCCCAGCAGGCTTTCCTGGCGTGGCGCGGGGTGCCTGCGCCGGTACGGGGCGAGCTGATCCGCCTGCTCGCCGACGAGCTGCGGCAGAACAAACAGGCGCTGGGCACGCTGGTGTCCCTGGAGGCCGGCAAGATCCTGACCGAAGGTCTGGGCGAAGTTCAGGAAATGATCGACATCTGCGACTTCGCGGTGGGCCTGTCGCGCCAGCTCTATGGCCTGACCATCGCGTCGGAACGCCCCGGCCACCGCATGATGGAAACGTGGCATCCGTTAGGTGTGGTGGGTGTCATCAGCGCCTTCAATTTCCCGGTGGCGGTGTGGTCCTGGAACTTCGCGCTGGCCGTGGTGTGCGGCGATGCCGTGGTGTGGAAGCCGTCGGAAAAGACGCCGCTGACCGCACTGGCCTGCCAGGCCCTGTTCGAACGCGCGGCACAGCGCTTCGGCAAGGCGCCGGCCCATCTGTCGCAAGTGATCCAGGGCACGCGTGAAGCCGGCGAAGCCCTGGTCGACCATCCCAAGGTGGCGCTGTTGTCGGCGACCGGTAGTACCCGCATGGGCCGCGAAGTGGGCCCGCGCGTGGCGCAACGCTTCGGCCGCTCGCTGCTGGAACTGGGCGGCAATAACGCGGTCATCGTCACCCCCACGGCGGACCTGGATCTGGTCGTGCGCGGCGTCCTCTTCGCCGCGGTCGGCACCGCCGGCCAGCGCTGCACCACCACGCGTCGCCTGATCGTGCATAGCAGCGTGCGCGACACGCTGGTGACGCGCCTGAAGCAGGCCTATGAGAAGCTGACCATCGGCAATCCCACGGAAGCCAAGACCTTGATCGGCCCGCTGATCGACCAGGCCGCCTACGAGGGCATGCAGACCGCGCTGCAAAACGCGCGCAAGGAAGGCGGCCAGGTATTCGGCGGCGACCGCGTGCTGGCCGACCGCTATCCGCAGGGCTACTACGTGCGTCCGGCCATCGTGGAAATGTCGGCGCAAACGGCCACCGTTTGCCACGAGACCTTCGCGCCCATCCTCTACGTGATGAGCTACGAGTCCTTCGACGACGCATTGGACATGCAGAACGGCGTGCCGCAGGGCTTGTCGTCGGCCATGTTCGGCAATGACCTGCGCGAAGCGGAGCGCTTCCTGTCCGCCAGCGGTTCGGACTGCGGCATCGCCAACGTCAATATCGGCACGTCGGGCGCGGAAATCGGCGGCGCTTTCGGCGGCGACAAGGACACGGGCGGCGGTCGCGAATCGGGTTCGGATGCATGGAAGGCGTACATGCGACGCGCCACCAACACCATCAACTATTCGCGCGAACTGCCGCTGGCACAGGGCGTGGATTTCAGCGTCTGA
- a CDS encoding ABC transporter permease, with amino-acid sequence MLKNGPVALAFNFLVVAFVLAPLVVVCLVAFTPASTLTIPTTQFSLRWFHAVFEHADFMQSFRNSLWLATLSATFSVCLAVPAAIAITRYRFPGRDLLNGLFLSPLMIPHLVLGVALLRFFALIGQTGSFAWLVVSHTVIVTPYVLRLVIGALVGFDRSIEHAALSLSASRATVFWRMTLPLIIPGISGGWLLAFINSFDELTMSVFITSPTTITLPVRMYMYATESIDPMMAAVSALVIALTALTMLLLDRVYGLDRVLVGQK; translated from the coding sequence ATGCTGAAAAACGGTCCTGTCGCCCTGGCATTCAACTTCCTGGTGGTGGCCTTCGTGCTGGCGCCGTTGGTGGTCGTATGCCTGGTGGCCTTCACACCCGCATCGACGCTGACCATTCCCACCACGCAGTTCTCGCTGCGCTGGTTCCATGCGGTGTTCGAGCATGCGGACTTCATGCAGTCCTTCCGCAACAGCCTGTGGCTGGCGACGTTGTCGGCGACGTTCTCGGTGTGCCTGGCCGTGCCGGCCGCCATCGCCATCACGCGCTATCGCTTCCCTGGCCGCGATCTGCTCAATGGCCTGTTCCTGTCGCCCCTGATGATTCCCCATCTGGTGCTGGGCGTGGCCTTGTTGCGCTTCTTCGCCCTGATCGGGCAGACCGGCAGTTTCGCGTGGCTGGTCGTCAGCCATACCGTCATCGTCACGCCTTACGTGCTGCGCCTGGTGATCGGCGCGCTGGTCGGCTTCGATCGATCCATCGAGCACGCCGCGCTGTCGCTGAGCGCCAGCCGCGCCACGGTGTTCTGGCGCATGACCCTGCCCTTGATCATTCCCGGCATTTCGGGCGGCTGGCTGCTGGCCTTCATCAACAGCTTCGATGAGCTGACCATGTCGGTCTTCATCACGTCGCCGACCACGATCACCTTGCCGGTGCGGATGTATATGTACGCCACCGAATCCATCGATCCGATGATGGCCGCGGTGTCGGCGCTGGTCATCGCCTTGACCGCTTTGACGATGCTGCTGCTGGACCGGGTTTATGGGCTGGATCGCGTGCTGGTGGG
- a CDS encoding ABC transporter permease, translated as MGAASSPTPPAANRRAGPAPRLEGLPAILGSIPLTLLFLTLVLTPLGLTVVLSFSPFDYNKGVLPGHTLAHYAMVFSDPYFLGIFWRTLWIAGLTTLICVLVGAPEAYILSRMRKPWRSIFLLVVLSPLLVSLVVRAFGWSMLLGPAGPLGKAAQALGLGSLLYTPTAIIIALVHVMLPFMVIPVWTSLQKLDPAVEQAAYSLNASRFQTLLRVVLPQTAPGILSGSLIVFGLSASSFAIPALLGGRRLKMVATIVYDEFLTELNWPLGAAIAIVLLVANVIIMMAYNRVIERSYRRSLG; from the coding sequence ATGGGCGCCGCAAGTTCGCCCACGCCTCCCGCCGCCAACCGGCGCGCCGGCCCGGCACCTCGCCTGGAGGGCTTGCCGGCCATCCTCGGCTCCATCCCGCTGACGCTGTTGTTCCTGACGTTGGTGCTGACGCCGTTGGGCCTGACCGTGGTGCTGTCGTTCAGTCCCTTCGACTACAACAAGGGCGTGTTGCCCGGTCACACCCTGGCGCATTACGCCATGGTGTTCAGCGATCCCTATTTCCTGGGCATCTTCTGGCGCACCTTGTGGATCGCCGGCCTGACCACCTTGATCTGCGTGCTGGTGGGCGCGCCCGAGGCCTACATCCTGTCGCGCATGCGCAAGCCCTGGCGCTCCATCTTTCTGCTGGTGGTGCTGTCGCCGCTGCTGGTGTCGCTGGTGGTGCGCGCCTTCGGCTGGAGCATGTTGCTGGGACCGGCCGGTCCCTTGGGCAAGGCCGCGCAGGCGCTTGGCTTGGGGTCGCTGCTGTACACACCGACCGCCATCATCATCGCGCTGGTGCATGTGATGCTGCCGTTCATGGTGATCCCTGTGTGGACGTCGTTGCAAAAGCTGGACCCGGCCGTGGAGCAGGCCGCGTATTCGCTCAACGCTTCGCGCTTTCAGACCCTGCTGCGCGTGGTGCTGCCGCAAACCGCGCCGGGCATTTTGTCCGGCAGCCTGATCGTGTTCGGCTTGAGCGCCAGCTCCTTCGCCATCCCGGCGCTGCTGGGCGGACGCCGCCTGAAGATGGTCGCCACCATCGTCTATGACGAGTTCCTCACCGAGTTGAACTGGCCCCTGGGCGCGGCCATCGCCATCGTGCTGCTGGTCGCCAATGTGATCATCATGATGGCCTACAACCGCGTCATCGAACGTTCCTACCGGCGCAGCCTGGGCTGA
- a CDS encoding tripartite tricarboxylate transporter substrate binding protein has translation MMSRLFSGLAVAVSLSLCGAVAAAQDTYPNRPVRLIIPQSPGSGGDLVGRMLAESLSKDLKQPVIVENRAGANGVVAAVSVAREAPDGYTLMLGLVSQLSFNQFLYKNTPYDGFKDFTYVNPVVETPYVLVSSKRSGIKDFAGFLAKARQEPGKLNFASAGTGNMTHLSMELLASNTGLKLTHVPYKGSGPALLSVISGESDLMVSVLGTALPQIQSGAVVPLAVLGAQRAKQIPDVPTLADLKVQVPVIPGWYALVGPAKMPQAVSDVIAASVHRFLVAPATQAKLADLYLEPMLGTGQELHTRAVADAKVWGKFIQDNGIQSE, from the coding sequence ATGATGTCGCGCCTGTTTTCCGGGCTGGCCGTGGCGGTCAGCCTGTCGCTGTGTGGAGCGGTCGCCGCCGCGCAGGATACCTATCCCAACCGGCCGGTCCGCCTGATCATTCCGCAGTCGCCCGGTTCTGGCGGTGATTTGGTAGGCCGCATGCTGGCGGAGTCGCTGTCCAAGGACCTGAAGCAGCCTGTGATCGTCGAGAACCGTGCTGGCGCCAACGGTGTGGTCGCGGCGGTGTCGGTCGCGCGTGAGGCGCCTGACGGTTACACCCTGATGCTGGGCCTGGTGTCGCAGCTGAGCTTCAATCAATTCCTGTACAAGAACACGCCTTACGACGGCTTCAAGGACTTCACCTACGTGAATCCGGTCGTGGAAACGCCTTACGTGCTGGTATCCAGCAAGCGCAGCGGCATCAAGGATTTCGCCGGCTTCCTGGCGAAAGCGCGCCAAGAACCCGGCAAGCTGAATTTCGCCAGCGCGGGCACCGGCAACATGACGCATCTGTCCATGGAACTGCTGGCCAGCAACACGGGTTTGAAGCTGACCCACGTGCCCTACAAAGGGTCGGGCCCGGCGCTGCTCAGCGTCATCTCCGGCGAATCGGACCTGATGGTCAGCGTGCTGGGCACGGCCTTGCCGCAGATCCAGTCCGGCGCCGTCGTGCCGCTGGCGGTGCTTGGCGCGCAGCGCGCCAAGCAGATTCCCGATGTGCCCACCTTGGCCGACCTGAAGGTGCAAGTGCCGGTGATCCCGGGTTGGTACGCCCTGGTGGGGCCGGCCAAGATGCCGCAGGCGGTGTCCGATGTCATCGCGGCGTCGGTGCATCGTTTCCTGGTGGCGCCCGCGACGCAGGCCAAGCTGGCGGATCTCTATCTGGAACCGATGCTGGGCACGGGACAGGAACTGCACACCCGCGCGGTGGCCGACGCCAAGGTGTGGGGCAAGTTCATCCAGGACAACGGGATTCAGTCGGAGTAA
- a CDS encoding IclR family transcriptional regulator: MAKEDKGESDGGGQGVLQRAFSVLRVLADAKGEKLRLTDIAARAGQAPATTHRVLQALIQEDMVEQPANSKAYQLSVAFYALAATSGRFRSNLREVYRPAMLRLCGMLNDTVFILVRHGFDAVCLDRIDGPFPVRSHTGDIGGRVPLGLGQAGLILLARLPAAEREEAIRFNIPRLHHLGFIDEISIRVRIKESLENNYVFSSGPGLFPGISGLAVPVEDRNGETVAALSVAAPSERMSPERLPLIVETLQKEARAMGAQINPFDPALRRPSQFLGAGNRD; this comes from the coding sequence ATGGCGAAGGAAGATAAAGGCGAATCCGACGGCGGCGGCCAGGGCGTGTTGCAACGCGCGTTCTCGGTGCTGCGCGTGCTGGCCGATGCCAAGGGCGAGAAACTGCGCCTGACCGATATCGCGGCCCGCGCGGGCCAGGCGCCCGCCACCACGCATCGCGTGCTGCAGGCGCTGATCCAGGAAGACATGGTGGAGCAGCCCGCCAACAGCAAGGCCTATCAATTGAGCGTGGCCTTCTACGCCCTGGCCGCCACGTCCGGCCGCTTCCGTTCCAATCTGCGCGAGGTCTATCGTCCCGCCATGCTGCGCCTGTGCGGCATGCTCAATGACACCGTGTTCATCCTCGTCCGGCATGGTTTCGATGCGGTCTGCCTGGACCGTATCGACGGTCCCTTTCCGGTGCGCTCGCACACCGGCGACATCGGCGGCCGCGTGCCCCTGGGCCTGGGCCAGGCCGGCTTGATTCTTCTGGCGCGGCTGCCCGCCGCCGAACGCGAGGAAGCCATACGCTTCAATATTCCGCGCCTGCATCACCTGGGCTTCATCGACGAGATTTCCATCCGCGTGCGCATCAAGGAATCGCTGGAGAACAACTACGTCTTCAGCAGCGGCCCCGGCCTGTTCCCGGGCATCTCGGGCCTGGCCGTGCCCGTGGAGGACCGCAACGGTGAAACGGTGGCCGCGCTAAGCGTGGCCGCGCCGTCGGAACGCATGAGTCCGGAGCGCTTGCCGCTTATCGTTGAAACCCTGCAGAAAGAGGCGCGCGCCATGGGCGCTCAGATAAATCCTTTCGATCCCGCCCTGCGCCGACCCAGCCAATTCCTGGGCGCGGGCAACCGCGACTGA
- a CDS encoding LysR substrate-binding domain-containing protein → MDIRQLKYFARIVELENMTAAAQSLFVAQPSLSQHVANLETELGTKLLTRGVQGTRPTPAGEKLYRYAKAILRQVEEATTALKLEQDVPTGRVSVGLHASTMQMIGFELVRRGQRDYPHIALEILESTNAALVDLINRQQLDIAVAADIRASANIETTPLVVEELLLVGPADATLPAPAQLSDLQGLALILPSFPNSVRMKVENACIQHHLQYTVVTETAVATLMTTLVREGMGWSILPWATTLTGGTGIRYIEFEGQPLTRTLSLCTSRSAAATPACQAIRQLIETVMCEKVADGSWRHTELHPGHVLTPTESRCPG, encoded by the coding sequence ATGGACATCAGGCAGCTGAAGTACTTCGCGCGCATCGTCGAGCTGGAGAACATGACGGCGGCGGCGCAGTCCCTGTTCGTCGCGCAACCGTCGCTCAGCCAGCACGTCGCCAACCTGGAGACGGAGCTGGGCACCAAACTGCTGACCCGCGGCGTACAAGGCACGCGGCCCACGCCCGCTGGTGAAAAGCTCTATCGCTATGCCAAGGCCATCCTGCGCCAGGTCGAAGAAGCGACCACCGCTTTGAAGCTGGAACAGGATGTGCCCACGGGCCGGGTCAGCGTCGGCCTGCACGCCAGCACCATGCAAATGATAGGTTTCGAGCTGGTGCGGCGTGGCCAACGCGATTATCCGCACATCGCGTTGGAGATCCTGGAAAGCACCAATGCCGCACTGGTCGACCTGATCAATCGGCAACAGCTGGACATCGCGGTCGCCGCCGATATCCGCGCCAGCGCGAATATCGAAACCACACCCCTCGTCGTCGAGGAGTTGCTGCTGGTGGGTCCGGCGGACGCCACCTTGCCGGCACCCGCCCAACTGAGCGATCTGCAGGGGCTGGCGCTGATCCTCCCCAGCTTCCCCAATTCCGTGCGCATGAAGGTGGAGAACGCCTGCATCCAGCACCATCTGCAGTACACCGTGGTCACTGAAACGGCGGTCGCCACCTTGATGACCACGCTCGTGCGCGAAGGCATGGGCTGGAGCATCCTGCCCTGGGCCACCACGCTGACCGGCGGCACCGGTATCCGCTACATCGAATTCGAGGGCCAGCCGCTGACCCGTACTCTATCGCTTTGCACGTCGCGCAGCGCGGCGGCCACGCCGGCCTGCCAGGCCATCCGCCAGCTCATCGAAACCGTGATGTGCGAGAAGGTGGCCGACGGCTCGTGGCGTCATACCGAGCTGCATCCCGGCCACGTCCTTACTCCGACTGAATCCCGTTGTCCTGGATGA
- a CDS encoding LysR family transcriptional regulator — protein MSLIRRFLPPTAELCAFEAAARRQSFTAAAEELNLTQSAVSRQIRSLEMLLGADLFIRERQTVRLTAAGHAFAQEVRGALQRIANATLGFRANPVGGTVNLAVLPTLGARWLLPRLPDFIAAHPDITVNLITRFEPFDFQAESLDAAIHYGADHWPGARVDFLMEEMVVPVCSPRLKARHGYATAADLATAPLLHLVSRPDAWERWFDAMDVPVAEVHGMLVDQIVFAAQAAIAGMGVAVLPKFLIEDELRRGDLVLAVDRPLRSQGNYYLAWPPGKQDSAPLQVFRQWLLAQANPAPVTSA, from the coding sequence ATGTCGCTCATACGCCGCTTCCTGCCGCCTACCGCCGAACTCTGCGCCTTCGAAGCCGCGGCGCGCCGCCAGAGTTTCACCGCCGCGGCGGAGGAGCTGAACCTGACACAGAGTGCCGTCAGCCGGCAGATTCGTTCCCTGGAAATGTTGCTGGGCGCCGATCTATTCATCCGCGAGCGCCAGACCGTGCGGCTGACGGCGGCCGGCCATGCATTCGCGCAGGAAGTGCGGGGCGCCTTGCAGCGCATCGCCAACGCGACCCTGGGCTTTCGGGCCAATCCCGTGGGCGGGACCGTGAACCTGGCCGTGCTGCCCACCCTGGGCGCGCGTTGGCTGCTGCCGCGCCTGCCGGATTTCATCGCGGCGCATCCGGACATCACGGTCAATCTGATCACCCGCTTCGAGCCTTTCGATTTCCAGGCCGAATCGCTGGATGCCGCGATTCACTACGGCGCCGACCACTGGCCCGGGGCCCGCGTGGATTTTCTGATGGAAGAAATGGTGGTGCCGGTGTGCAGTCCGCGACTGAAGGCGCGCCATGGCTACGCCACCGCGGCGGACCTGGCGACCGCGCCGCTGCTGCACCTGGTGTCGCGTCCGGACGCGTGGGAGCGCTGGTTCGACGCCATGGACGTACCGGTGGCGGAAGTGCATGGCATGCTGGTCGACCAGATCGTCTTTGCCGCGCAGGCGGCCATCGCCGGCATGGGCGTGGCCGTGCTGCCGAAGTTCCTGATCGAAGACGAGCTGCGCCGGGGCGATCTGGTGCTGGCGGTGGATCGGCCGCTGCGCAGCCAGGGCAACTACTACCTGGCGTGGCCGCCGGGCAAGCAGGACTCCGCGCCTTTGCAAGTCTTCCGGCAGTGGTTGCTGGCGCAGGCGAATCCGGCGCCGGTCACGTCGGCATGA
- a CDS encoding ABC transporter ATP-binding protein, which translates to MSFLRLEKISKSYGDLQVVRDLDLNVEQGEFVSLLGPSGCGKTTTLQMIAGFADVTRGRVILDGRDITYAKPNTRGLGIVFQSYALFPHMTVRDNVDFGLLMRKVGKTERAERVDEALALVKLDKHGDRYPRELSGGQRQRVALARALVIRPPVLLLDEPLSNLDAKLREDMQYELRSIQRKTGTTTIMVTHDQAEALSISDRIVVMEDGRATQVDQPYRMYEHPRSEFISNFVGKSNLLPGAVTRAGVEAEVSCASLALAVEGAGLRVGDEVRVSLRPEKLVPVGAGQGKLDATVTSRFFLGSQWMYEMDTPVGALTVLTPNDGSAPHDDGARVGLDWAAGVVRVLPVAASASSSVMQEH; encoded by the coding sequence ATGTCATTTCTGCGGCTGGAAAAAATCTCCAAGAGCTACGGCGACCTGCAGGTCGTGCGTGATCTCGACCTGAACGTGGAGCAGGGGGAATTCGTTTCCCTGCTGGGGCCGTCCGGTTGCGGCAAGACCACCACTCTGCAGATGATTGCCGGCTTCGCCGACGTCACGCGCGGACGGGTGATCCTGGACGGCCGCGACATCACCTATGCCAAGCCCAACACGCGCGGGCTGGGCATCGTGTTCCAAAGCTATGCGCTGTTCCCGCACATGACCGTGCGCGACAACGTCGACTTCGGCCTGTTGATGCGCAAGGTCGGCAAGACGGAACGCGCCGAACGTGTGGACGAGGCCCTGGCTTTGGTGAAGCTGGACAAGCATGGCGATCGCTATCCGCGCGAATTGTCCGGCGGCCAGCGCCAGCGTGTCGCGCTGGCGCGCGCCTTGGTGATCCGCCCGCCGGTATTGTTGCTGGACGAACCCTTGTCCAATCTGGACGCCAAGCTGCGCGAAGACATGCAGTACGAATTGCGCAGCATTCAGCGCAAGACCGGAACCACCACCATCATGGTCACGCACGATCAGGCGGAGGCGCTGTCGATCAGCGACCGCATCGTGGTGATGGAGGATGGCCGCGCCACGCAGGTCGATCAACCTTATCGGATGTATGAGCATCCCCGCAGCGAGTTCATTTCCAATTTCGTCGGCAAGTCCAATCTGCTGCCGGGCGCGGTGACGCGCGCCGGCGTGGAAGCGGAGGTCAGCTGTGCGTCCCTGGCGCTGGCGGTCGAAGGCGCCGGCCTGCGCGTGGGGGATGAAGTCAGGGTGTCGCTGCGGCCGGAGAAGCTGGTGCCGGTAGGCGCGGGCCAGGGCAAACTGGACGCCACGGTGACCAGCCGCTTTTTCCTGGGCAGCCAGTGGATGTACGAAATGGACACCCCGGTCGGCGCCTTGACCGTGCTGACGCCCAATGACGGCAGCGCGCCGCATGACGATGGCGCGCGCGTCGGCCTGGACTGGGCCGCTGGTGTTGTGCGGGTGCTGCCCGTGGCCGCGTCGGCTTCATCGTCGGTCATGCAGGAGCACTGA
- a CDS encoding FAD-binding oxidoreductase, translating into MKNDPRSHGLWEATAPSAPVTPPLRADQTVDVAVVGAGYTGLSAALHLAAGGARVTVLEAEEVGFGGSGRNVGLVNAGMWVMPEELPNVLGQTYGARLLDVLGNAPNLVFDLIQRHAIDCQANRVGTLHCSVGRRGLEEITERARQWATLKAPVQLLDAAATRARTGSDAYSGALLDLRAGTIQPLAYARGLARAALNAGATVHTQTPVVAAHDQGTHWELRTQGGATVRATWVIVASNAYSNLDGPWASLREELVRLPYFNMATVPLAPELRKQILPEGQGVWDTRQVLSSFRYDAAGRLVFGSVGALSGAGQRIHTQWGRRALAKIYPALKDIAFEHEWYGTIGMTSDALPRLHRPARNTVSFSGYNGRGIAPGTVLGRELAQLVLGNKAEEDLPLPVSTVQRASLRRVRECWYECGARLVHGMGAR; encoded by the coding sequence ATGAAGAACGATCCTCGATCGCATGGTTTATGGGAGGCCACGGCCCCTTCCGCCCCCGTCACGCCGCCGCTGCGCGCGGACCAGACGGTGGATGTCGCCGTGGTCGGCGCCGGCTACACCGGCCTGTCCGCCGCGCTGCATCTGGCCGCGGGCGGCGCGCGCGTCACCGTGCTGGAAGCCGAGGAAGTGGGCTTCGGCGGATCCGGCCGCAATGTCGGCCTGGTCAACGCCGGCATGTGGGTGATGCCCGAGGAACTGCCCAATGTGCTGGGACAGACCTACGGCGCGCGCCTGCTCGACGTGCTGGGGAATGCGCCGAACCTGGTGTTCGATCTGATCCAGCGCCACGCCATCGACTGCCAGGCCAACCGCGTCGGCACCCTGCACTGCTCGGTGGGGCGACGCGGCCTGGAAGAAATCACGGAACGCGCCCGCCAATGGGCCACGCTGAAAGCCCCCGTGCAATTGCTCGATGCCGCCGCTACCCGCGCCAGGACCGGCAGCGATGCCTACAGCGGCGCGCTGCTGGACCTGCGCGCGGGCACCATCCAGCCGCTTGCCTATGCGCGCGGCCTGGCGCGCGCCGCCTTGAATGCCGGCGCCACCGTGCATACGCAAACGCCGGTGGTCGCGGCGCACGACCAAGGCACGCATTGGGAACTGCGCACGCAAGGCGGCGCCACGGTGCGGGCGACCTGGGTGATCGTGGCGTCCAATGCCTACAGCAATCTGGATGGTCCCTGGGCGAGCCTGCGCGAAGAGCTGGTGCGCCTGCCCTACTTCAACATGGCCACCGTGCCGCTGGCCCCTGAACTGCGCAAACAGATCCTGCCGGAAGGCCAGGGTGTCTGGGATACGCGGCAGGTCTTGTCCTCGTTCCGCTATGACGCGGCCGGCCGCCTGGTGTTCGGTAGCGTAGGCGCCCTGTCCGGCGCCGGCCAGCGCATCCATACGCAATGGGGCCGGCGCGCGCTGGCTAAGATCTATCCGGCGCTCAAGGACATCGCCTTCGAACACGAGTGGTACGGCACCATCGGCATGACGTCCGACGCCTTGCCGCGCCTGCACCGGCCCGCGCGCAATACCGTTTCCTTCAGCGGCTACAACGGCCGCGGCATCGCCCCCGGCACCGTGCTGGGCCGCGAACTGGCGCAGCTGGTGCTGGGCAACAAGGCCGAGGAAGATTTACCTTTACCCGTCAGTACCGTGCAGCGCGCGTCCTTGCGGCGCGTCCGCGAGTGCTGGTACGAATGCGGCGCGCGCCTGGTGCACGGGATGGGCGCGCGATGA
- a CDS encoding carboxylesterase, which produces MNQEQQLLPFAGAQSSHPDPKNGRRRAALLIHGLGGTEYDLGRLRAVLDEQGVDAYVVALPGHGTRPEDLLGLRAEDWLDVVSTEYLRLSAQYKTLHVVGVCLGALLAIEVCKLMEHNKGKLVTLAAPLRLDGWSVPWYRAIRHVLYWIPSVARRWRVSEAEPYGIKNERIRRLVRGMLKRGDAFHYPWVPLASVREADRLRSMAWKGVERLKCPLMIMHATDDELTAPEAARALQRRVKGSTLHLLDNSYHMICVDNERGHVMHRVANFLADNARGPGQDAAAHAATHAAAPTATHADARLRYAPRRGPGLMPT; this is translated from the coding sequence ATGAATCAGGAACAACAACTCCTGCCTTTCGCCGGCGCGCAATCGAGTCATCCCGATCCGAAGAATGGCCGGCGTCGCGCCGCGCTTCTCATCCACGGCCTGGGCGGCACGGAATACGATCTGGGCCGCTTGCGTGCGGTCCTGGACGAACAAGGCGTCGACGCCTATGTCGTGGCCCTGCCCGGCCACGGCACGCGGCCTGAAGACCTGCTGGGCCTGCGCGCCGAGGACTGGCTGGACGTCGTCTCGACGGAGTACCTGCGCCTGTCCGCGCAGTACAAGACCCTGCATGTCGTTGGCGTCTGCCTGGGCGCGCTGCTGGCGATCGAGGTGTGCAAGTTGATGGAGCACAACAAGGGCAAGCTCGTCACGCTGGCCGCGCCCTTGCGTCTCGACGGCTGGAGCGTGCCCTGGTATCGCGCCATCCGCCACGTGCTGTACTGGATTCCGTCCGTGGCCCGGCGTTGGCGCGTGTCCGAGGCCGAGCCTTACGGGATCAAGAACGAGCGCATTCGCCGTCTGGTGCGCGGCATGTTGAAACGCGGGGATGCCTTCCACTATCCCTGGGTACCGCTGGCGTCGGTGCGTGAAGCAGATCGCCTGCGCTCGATGGCGTGGAAGGGCGTCGAACGCTTGAAATGCCCGCTGATGATCATGCACGCGACAGACGATGAGCTGACCGCGCCGGAAGCGGCGCGCGCCCTGCAACGGCGCGTCAAGGGCAGCACCCTGCACCTGCTCGACAACAGCTATCACATGATCTGCGTGGACAATGAGCGCGGCCATGTCATGCACCGCGTGGCCAACTTCCTGGCGGACAACGCCCGCGGACCGGGCCAGGATGCCGCCGCACATGCGGCCACGCATGCCGCTGCACCTACCGCCACACACGCCGACGCGCGCCTGCGGTATGCGCCGCGGCGTGGGCCAGGTCTCATGCCGACGTGA